The following nucleotide sequence is from Hevea brasiliensis isolate MT/VB/25A 57/8 chromosome 7, ASM3005281v1, whole genome shotgun sequence.
GGGATTACTCATGTGCTGAATTGTGTTGGTTTTGTCTGTAATGAGTATTTCAAGACCGATCTTGTGTACAAAACGCTTTGGTTGCAAGATAGCCCATCAGAGGATATCACAAGCATTCTATATGATGTGTTTGATTACTTTGAAGATGTTCGAGAACAGGGTGGAAGGGTTCTTGTTCATTGTTGCCAAGGAGTTTCAAGGTCCACTTCTTTGGTCATTGCCTACCTTATGTGGAGGGAGGGCCAAAGCTTTGAAGATGCCTTTCAATATGTGAAGGCAGCTAGAGGAGTAACAAATCCAAATATGGGTTTTGCTTGTCAACTTCTGCAGTGCCAGAAGCGTGTTCATGCTGTGCCAGCTAGCCCAAATTCTGTGCTTAGGATGTATAGGATGGCTCCACACTCATCATATGATCCTCTTCATCTCGTGCCAAAAATGTTGAGCCAGCCAGACGCAAGAGGACTTGACTCTCGGGGTGCGTTCATTGTCCATATTCCTACTGCAATCTTTGTTTGGATTGGGAAGAATTGCAACTCAGTTATGTCAAACCAAGCAAAAGTAGCTGCCAATCAGGTCATCCGTTATGAAAGGGCTCAAGGTCCAATTGTGATCATCAAAGAAGGGGAAGAACCATCAGAATTTTGGGATGCTATTGCTAATGGACAAATCCCAGCTGATGGATGCCAAAAAGTAGAGCATAGAAAAGAAGCCGCTTCGTCTTCTGGGAAAAATGAGAACATTGCTGCAGCAATTTGTAGCGGGGTTTGTGAGAGGAAGGTTGAGGAATATGATTCGGATTTTGAACTTTTCCACAAGGCACTTGCTGGTGGGGTTGTTCCTCCATTTTCAGTATCAAATGCTGGATCAGAAACCTGCCTCCCTGCCAGGGAAAATGGATGGGGCAGACTAAGGCAGAAGTTTGCTAATGGTATAATGAAAGAATTTCTCGCATCATCCAAACTGAAGCATGATCATGTTTCATCCATTGGCGGATCAGATATGATTATAGATGCTTGTAGAGAATCTGAAAAACCTGTTGATTATCCATTATCATCACCATCAGCTTTTCCATGTGGTTCTCCAGATTCCTTTGAACCTTTCCTGAACAGCAGCCCAGATAGGATAATGAATTCTAGTGAGGTAGAACACTCTGTTCCCCTCACTGATCCTTTATTGCCACCACCTACTCCCAGTGGTTCTCCAGATTCTTTTTCATGTTTTCTAGACAGCAGCCCAAAGTTTGGTTATAAGTCCCCTACACTCTCACCTTCAACCTCTGAGTACTCATCTAGTTCATTTGCCTTTTCACCCTCGTCCTCTAATTGGTCTGACTTGTCATACTTGTCGTCCCGGCAGCCTTCACCTTCTGGCTTGGAAGCCACAGATCCATTTTATGCCAAGAATGCTCCCCCAGCAGATAATTTTTGTTTACCTTACAAAGAAACTCCATCCTCCACTGGAAAGGTGTTTTCTGATAATCAACCTTTGAGATCAGAAAATACTTCTTTGCCATTTAAAGGGATTCCCCCTTCTATTGCAGTGCGGAGAGGGAGTAACCCTCCTTCCCATATGTTGTTACCCTCAGTTGATGAGCCGTCTCAAGTCACCAGAAACCTGGTAAGATCCTGGTCTTTTTCTCTTCAGGACTTGAATGATGATGACATGAAAGATATTCACAGTGAGCTATTTGAGCGTGAAAGTAGTAGGGAAGAACAAATGTTGGATGTTGATACCAGCAGTGCAGGCGATTGTGCACAAAGCGAGTTTGAAGAGGGAAAAGAATACAGTAACTCCCATCTTCCCTTGTGCAATGAGACTGGGAAAGCTGCTCAAATTACCACTCCAATTTGTTATCAGTGGCCTAACATGAACAAAGTTGACATGCATTGCCTTAACATCCCTGATTCTGGGTCAGTGTATATTTTGTTGGCTCCAGACTTAACATTGCATTCAAATAATTCTGGAATATTATATGTCTGGTTGGGGCAGAAAGTTTTATGTGAAAAAGGGCAAAGTGAATTTATAAGCGGCACTAGCAGTCTCAAAGATATTCATCCAGATTGGAAGGTGATCGGTCACAACTTCCTTGATCAAATGAATCTCCCTGCAAATACCCCTATGCAGGTAAATTGCACctctataatataattaatatgcaTTTTTGTGTCTATATTTGTGGCATTGGTTTAGTAATTATAATATGGAGAGAGATGTCAACTGGATGTCCTCTGAAATTGGCTTAATTTTAAGGGATTGTGCCATTGCAATGAAGAATAGGGAATTAGCCAGTAGATTCTTGTTAGGCAATACTTATACATTATAAGTGACTGGAAACATCTGTATAAGGGAGGAAACTCTAGCAGAAACAGTAATTCTGAATCTGCACATTTTTATTGGACTAGCAAATTCCTTAGGATGACACTAAGGTAGATGAATTGAGGAACCTTCATTCAGTAGCCCTGGACCCTATCCAATATTTTCCTTTGTATTTTTGCTATTAAAAAACTTAGACATGACAGCCTTACATGGATGAATTTTGCAAAATCACAGTTAGACTCTTGGGGACATCATTTTTATCTTAAACTTTATTGTTTTGCCCTATCAGAGTGCACATTGAGTATTGATTGTCATAATAAGCTATCAGTTTCATTTTGTTGCTCAATGTTGTTATAAAGAGAGAGACAGGaatttaggaaaaaaattttCTGGTAGGTGAACATAGTGTATTGGGACTAATTTGGTTCAATTTACATTGAAAATTCAAGGCTGAAAGTATTTGTGCTAAGCTTAGATTTGCGAGTCTGGTTTATACCAACTCTGCTGAAGccaataaaatttaattggaaACTATATACGAATAATTGGGTACTTTAGAAATTAGTAATCACCTATCACTGCGGCAAGTAGTTTATGTGAAGTGCTGGTTAAGTCCATTTCTTTATTCCCTGCTTCCTGATACTTAAAATGCGAAAGTTTTGGCATGTCGATGCCAAGTATGATATAGCTTGTTAGGTTTATATACAATAAACATATTACACATCCATTTGAGAGACCCAAATGCGTAAAGAGGATTCTAGTTGAGGTGTAATTTTTTCTTCATAACATGAGCTGAAGTAATCATCATGGTTCATACATGCTATAAACCTTCCCCTTCCCCTCTGCTTTCCTTTTGTTGTTAATAATGTGAACTATAGCCATTTTCATGGTTGATGTGCATTTTGTTGACATATTTGATAGCCTAAATTCCTCCGCACATGGTATCTGCAGATTGTTAGAGTAGGTGAGGAGCCAGAGCAATTCCTCAACCTTGTCAATGGTTTCTCATTTCAAAAGGTAGAAGACAGCAGCCAGAGCTAAGGTGGCCTCTTAGAGTTTGGTTCATTAGCTTTTTAAGCATGGTGAAATGTTGGAATGAACCAATTTCAGCATAGTGAAGGTGAGTGGCATCCAAGGCAGTATGGGTGATTCTTTCTCTGCTTATGTGATGTAATTGAGAGTACCATTGCAACCAATCATGTACAGAAAACAAATGTGCTGTACGCTAATAGGAATTAGAAGTAAATAATCAGTTGGAATAAAGATTCCATTAAATTTCCATTCAAGGATAAAGAATTTTCAGGAGGGTTTTATACGTTTCACGGTTCATGTGATAAACACATTAACCATTGAATGACTTGTAGGTTTTTCTTATATGAAATGATTCTTCATTCCAGTAAATAATATATTCGCATTTTTGTTTTAGCTTCAGTGACTTGGGGCTGGGGGTAAGTACGTATGACTTGTTGACTACTAGACGCACAACTTATTGAATATTGACCGCATAGGCAATCAGATTGAACTAGTGTGTTTTCACAAGCTGTTTTGAGGTCAATAGCTTTGGCTAACAGGCGAGACTGACTCATGGTGTTTGATTCTGCCAAATTGCTATGATAACTTAAATTTGACTGAGCGTTTGAGGCCAAAATGTGGAAAATATTTGGCCAGCCTGCCCCCTTTTTCCATATCATGTACTCATTAATGGGTTCTTAGACAGCTTTGCCTTGTAAATCAATTCGTTAGTCGCTGGTTTGAATGCAGTTCCTTTTTGACTCGAATCTTGGTAAGATTCTCTTATCTACAATGGTTCCTCTGGTCTACATCATCTACATCTTGAATGGGCAGAAGGAAGAAAAATCTTACTGCAGCCTATCACCTTCAAGTCACTTtggaaatcaattttttttttttttccaattaggGAAGATCCTCCCATGGAAAAGAGACTTTTCCACTCCTAAGATAAAATGTAAGGTTGGAATAACCTCTCACACCGTCCGAAAAAGGTAAAATGCCAAAGAGTCGTGAATGGTTCCATTCGAGAGCAAGGGACATTATCAACAATTGAAGATTGCTGTGGAGCACTGACTGAAGTGGTTAAAAAGGGAATATTACCCTTTTTAAGTTGGATGGTCAAAAGGAAAACTGATCAAACAGAAGAAGTTGAGATTTACTAGGATACATGGTGAAAAAGGGTAGTCTTAACAGCAATATACAAAAGCTAAGTCATCAAAAACCCCCCACTTCTTTTCACTACAAACATGACAGCAAAAATTGGGACCTTGAAaggctcacaaaaccctaacaaGTGAAAACTCGATGGTAATTTTCCAAAACAAAATGCTCATAGTTCATTTTGCGACCTTAATAAAGCCATTGTTGGACCCAGCGCACTGCCTCTCAAGGCCTTGTAGGACCACGGTCTCCTGCCTGAACTCTGGGTCTTGTTCCAGTTGTCCTCTTGTGATAGCTGTTCCTTCTTTGCATTTAAAGCCTGGTTAATTTCTTCCCATGGATTTACTTCTCCATTTTCTGAGGAACAAATACACAACAAAATGTGAATGATCATTTACATGAATCGTATTGGTTGCATGCTCCTTGAGGATCATTAATGACTTATTTTTGCCGGGGCATAAAGTAAGATTGATACCTTGGGCAGAAGCATGAGCTTCATTGCCATTGTAAGGCTTGTAGCCTGTTTCAGTATCTTGATCTCTGACACAGACTCCAGCAGTTGACTTCCCTGAATTTAAGCTGCCTGGGGTGACAATACGAACTTCCACGAGTGATGAGAACTCTATCTGCAAAAGAGCTCTACCTGTGAGTTTTCTTAGTCAAGAACAAACTGGGAGCAGCAAGGAAAATCTTAGTCAAGAACAAACTGGAAGCAGCAAGGAAAATCTCAGCCCATGGCCAAATTCTATAAAATCGCCAGAAGTTATAATTGAGCAATGCAAACTAGATCACAATTAAACCCAAACCCCACCTAAgaaaatgaaaattctgcagatcaAGCTGTCAACATATCACAAAATAGATGAAATCATATCAAAATCCATTTACCAAGTCTACCACTAAAGCCTTAATTAATTGTATCATAAACTTTCTCATCCACCAAGTTTTCCAACTCTAAAATAACACAACTTTAGAATACTTGATCAGAATTAAGAACCTTTTTAATTTAGAGTCCAACACTCCTCCAACAGGTCCCAACCCCCACCTTTTCCCCTTCTTTTCCCCtctcaaaagaaaataataataataataataataaagtcaaCATACCCATAATGAACCATCTCTTGCATAAGAGGATGTTTCTGATAGTACAGCAGATGCATCGTCATCCATCTCATTTGCAGGAATTATTGGATATTCTGGGACTGGCACCAGCTGAACCCTATTGGACTCAATGTCATATCGTGATATCTTCCCAACCTACACATAGAGGAACATAATAAGTGGCATTTTCTTTTACCGAGAGTGAGTTCCACCACAATTTCAAAGCACAAAGAGTTGTAGTGTTGTACTCGGTAGGGTGAAAGTTCAGGGGTCCAGGATGATGATAATTCAATCAAACGATAAGCAATCACATCGCCTTCCTGCAGAATTTTAAGAACACAAAGGCGATTAAAAGTCCAAACAGGATGAACAAGAAACAAATAGACTATGATCCAGCATATTTGCTCACTATTGAGGCAAACAGAAGTCCTAAAAAAATAATCATCAGATCCAGAAAAGATTTAAGAAGTAATCTGTTAATTGGTCTTACCAAACAAAGCCCAGTTGCCACCATTTCTCTACCATAATCAAGAGAAACAAAGATCCATGCAACCATAGCAATgaaatttcaaaagaaacaaacctTAGGCAAGCTAGCATAGAATTCAAGCTTCTCAAAGTCGATACGACTGAATACAGGTCTTGCTCCATAACTTCGAGTCCTGGAACACTCTTGATTGACATTTTTGTAGTCATTCCTTTTGTAAGATGTAACTTTTTCTTTACCCCATTTTTGACCCTTCTTCTTGCTTCTTGTTCCATTCCACTGAAAGGTCTCCTGAAGAACCAATTTTGGCATCAATTTAGAGCTGAAAGCAAATGGTATTACAAGCTCataaattaagtataaaaaaaaatccacaaaaatcagaattaattaactaatctctAGGTCATTTTATGTCCcttaataattcaatttatggaAATATATAGACTGGAAACACTAATTTCACAGTGCAGTTCACAAACATGCAAAATAAGCACTTCTGTGCAACACTTAGCTCTCCTTTAGTCCCTCTTAGAAACCCCTCCAAAAGCATGACATAATTGTTTGAGCATGGAAAGGAACACAAGATTACAGGTATATCAAGCACAAATGGCTTAAAAATGAAAATAGTTGGAACTTTTTCTAAAAGAATAGGGTCATGAATATAATAAGACTTTTCCAATTAAAAAGCAAAATTTTGATAAGGCAACATTTTGTTGCTTGAGTTAGGAAAGTTAAGTTTGCAATACTAGGAATACTCCCTATTGCCTTCAACTGATTCTTTCCCCCAAAAGTCTATGTAATATCTGAGGTGAATCTACAGGAAACTAAATATCATCTTCCATCCTCAAGTACTCAATCAGAAAGAGAACATGTTAAAAGAGAGAAGTGTAATGTTTAAAGAAAATACCAAAGGTATTTGATTTTGCTGTGCAGCCTGATCAGCGTCCACTGGAACAAGAAATGTGTCAAACTCATCACATAAAATGGTAGAGACTTAATAGATAATAGAGCAATTTCCttgcataaaatattttatatttcttGTAGTACTCAATAGCTAAGAATAATAGAAACCCCCCATCCACATAACACACGCATACAGCATCAGACCTTTCCTTAGCGGCTCAAAGCGGATATGTCCTGGCCTTATTACTATGGGAACAACTTCATCCTCTACATCGCTATCTTGATCTAGCTGTTGATGGTCTTCCTGGAGTTTTTCATTATCTGTTTCAGATACTTCGTCAGAAACTTCTTGATTCCCTTTTTCAGCTGATTCTCGAGAGACTCCCTGGTTATCCTTTTCAGATGACCGTTGATCACTTTTTTCGAGTGGTTGCCTCCGAAGTTGCtgcaaatttcaataaaatcgtAAAAATTTGGTAACCAGAGAGAGACACCACTTAATATTCTCATGAAAGATACAAAGGAACCACAGAATGGTAAGTTAGGACCCGAGTTCCCAATCCCACTCCCTCTCCccaccacccactctctctccaaCTTCATGTGTTTACCTATTCAAGTGTGCAAATCTGTGCTTGCATATATTTGTAAGATTTGGATCTATGAGTGCATAGCCCACCTAAACCCTCCCCTTTACTAGAGCAAAGCACAAAACAAAACTATTAACATGACAAACAAATGGAAATGAGAATAGCTGAATTGAAAATAAGCATCAATTTACCTCCTTCCTTTCAGCTTTCAGTTTTTCCCTCAACCATTGCCTCTTGGCCTTTTTCCGCCGAGCACTTCTACTTGGCAACTGAGAAAATAGAGTATAGCATAAGTAAAATCACCCTTAAAATTCAAGAGATGAAAAGGCCAGGTTTATGAATCTAGGGGCTATGACCTATTAGGTCTAGATTATGGGAAGCTAAATTTGAAAGTTATAGAAGTCATATGAAATTGGGAACCCACTTACCATGCTTGGTTTGGTTGCTAGCCAGGGAAGGCTAGTAGCCATGGAAGAATTGAATTCACCGGTCATACTCATAATGAAGCCAAGTTTTAAGGTACTTGGTAGCTTTAATGATTAGAATCAACTTTTAAAAAAAGACTTTCTGAACCATTACAACGTGATATGTAAATCACTAACTATCCATACTCCACACCCTAGACAACCAATAACAAGAAACCTGCTGATCCTACATGGTCGTCCACatgctttttattttatttttttttaattaagaacaaAAGTACAATCAACAGGTACTTTTGCAGAGTTATAAGTATCCAAACAAAATTCTTGACACACTAAGCATGATTTTAAATATCGTGGTTTTAGACTGATTCAGACGATTCCGTTGCACTGTTTCCAATTCCATTATTTAAAACCATATCTactacaaatttaaaaaattcacagAATTGACAGACAATCAGTCCAATTCATCACATTTCCATTTCTAATTCTGTTATTTAGTAACACAAACATGATTCTGATAGAGTGGCTATATAAATTCGCCTGGTCTTTTGCAATTTGTGTTGCTCTTTTGATACATGCATAATCTTGAGACTTCAATATGCACATTACTTGGGTATACATAAAGGATGTTGATAAATAGAAATTAACCTCAAGTTTCACATATGACAGGATCTTATTGACAATTCAGTCATCATTTCAGATTATGCAAAATAGCATGTGCAAATCTTAATAATATTGTTTAGTTCATTTTGAGTAGATATCAGAACATTGCAGATCTAACATTGCATAAACAAAGTGTTTAGCTAGCAAAGAATAACATCGTCCAATGGATTAGAAACAAAAAAATCTCCAACCATTCAACTTATCTATATCCGCTGTTATGTGTGCCAGACAAATCTCATATGACCACAAAATTCATGAGCAGTCATTTGAAATCAATATAATTTTAACCATGCAGAGATTGAATATGAAAATTCATATATCAAGCAAGGCTGTAATGACTATACAGCTGAAGAGCCAATCACCACATTCTACTGTATTTTTCCTTTAATGATCACAAATGCATCTAGAAAACCAAATTATGCGGATTCAGTTTGAGATAACGAAGTTAGGCAAAACctttttagttccactaggagtTGGGGTTGCATCAACAGTTCC
It contains:
- the LOC110639530 gene encoding protein-tyrosine-phosphatase MKP1 — encoded protein: MIGQQDNDRLAGGIPRKNYLRSVSWTDKSPTQPNPRPQPNSKARSCLPPLQPLSIARRPVEEWPTAGPDDLGVWPNPQTPRGPVKALDNSNIEQPVKEFQFKKDKLAFFDKECSRIAGHIYLGSDAVAKNREILRQNGITHVLNCVGFVCNEYFKTDLVYKTLWLQDSPSEDITSILYDVFDYFEDVREQGGRVLVHCCQGVSRSTSLVIAYLMWREGQSFEDAFQYVKAARGVTNPNMGFACQLLQCQKRVHAVPASPNSVLRMYRMAPHSSYDPLHLVPKMLSQPDARGLDSRGAFIVHIPTAIFVWIGKNCNSVMSNQAKVAANQVIRYERAQGPIVIIKEGEEPSEFWDAIANGQIPADGCQKVEHRKEAASSSGKNENIAAAICSGVCERKVEEYDSDFELFHKALAGGVVPPFSVSNAGSETCLPARENGWGRLRQKFANGIMKEFLASSKLKHDHVSSIGGSDMIIDACRESEKPVDYPLSSPSAFPCGSPDSFEPFLNSSPDRIMNSSEVEHSVPLTDPLLPPPTPSGSPDSFSCFLDSSPKFGYKSPTLSPSTSEYSSSSFAFSPSSSNWSDLSYLSSRQPSPSGLEATDPFYAKNAPPADNFCLPYKETPSSTGKVFSDNQPLRSENTSLPFKGIPPSIAVRRGSNPPSHMLLPSVDEPSQVTRNLVRSWSFSLQDLNDDDMKDIHSELFERESSREEQMLDVDTSSAGDCAQSEFEEGKEYSNSHLPLCNETGKAAQITTPICYQWPNMNKVDMHCLNIPDSGSVYILLAPDLTLHSNNSGILYVWLGQKVLCEKGQSEFISGTSSLKDIHPDWKVIGHNFLDQMNLPANTPMQIVRVGEEPEQFLNLVNGFSFQKVEDSSQS
- the LOC110639531 gene encoding coilin, with the protein product MESVRLRLVFDHILSKSHKTQGLRRCWILLKPQLQTISDLSSYLLNAFDLQNECPSGLILSMEEFALPPFESTSILKDKDIIRVEKNGGLSSEVVMVGEEANSLEVVEIVETQPVISGMNLLANEEFEKESGGYESEEEEDAPEQVEDAVQVENASEVKKVSKKRKAPEELKSSKRKKTKSASGEKGAVVVDDIGKKVCGEQNGTSSTAKVDERSENSKALRNGKRISQPQQNGNGTVDATPTPSGTKKLPSRSARRKKAKRQWLREKLKAERKEQLRRQPLEKSDQRSSEKDNQGVSRESAEKGNQEVSDEVSETDNEKLQEDHQQLDQDSDVEDEVVPIVIRPGHIRFEPLRKVDADQAAQQNQIPLETFQWNGTRSKKKGQKWGKEKVTSYKRNDYKNVNQECSRTRSYGARPVFSRIDFEKLEFYASLPKEGDVIAYRLIELSSSWTPELSPYRVGKISRYDIESNRVQLVPVPEYPIIPANEMDDDASAVLSETSSYARDGSLWIEFSSLVEVRIVTPGSLNSGKSTAGVCVRDQDTETGYKPYNGNEAHASAQENGEVNPWEEINQALNAKKEQLSQEDNWNKTQSSGRRPWSYKALRGSALGPTMALLRSQNEL